The sequence below is a genomic window from Humulus lupulus chromosome 3, drHumLupu1.1, whole genome shotgun sequence.
ttgagttgtaaatattttgtaaaccttattttgggatcccagatgttttatacttacgttttcaatgaagttaaacattttaaagagtacagccttaaattctgatttatccacacttttggttttagaaaccacttagagtcagtcaaaagcacgatttctattttaaactcacttagtaacggctctaaggtagtagggcgttacatcgagactcgacaagggcagtgtagttagtgaaccgtggctcataacggttgcccttagcgcgcttatTCTCGGAGGTAGAAGGTTCATTATGGGGTCTCTTCCCCCCATTTTTGCTGTTGCCATTGCTGTTCTCGTTTCCTTTACCGTtgtcgttgggttttgacccattggcggctttggcggggtcttcagccCCCTTATCTTTGCCCagggtctttccctcgctggcaatggcatcttcgagcttgatgtatcgatcagctcgatccaagaattcttgggtagtcttaaccccatgcttcccgAGGCTACTCCACAGaggcgtacgacgcctaactcctacagttagggccatcattttgccttcatctcccactgcTTTGGCTCTagcggctgctcgcataaagcgctggatgtaatctttcagtggctctccttcttgttggcgtatctcaaccagctggttcgcctcagttgggtgcacacgacccgcatagaattgtccataaaactcctttacaaacatctcccaagatacaacacttgtaggagggaatttaaaaaaccactcctgtgcagcatcagaaagtgttgcagggaagatcctgcaccgagtgtcttcggacactttctgaatgtccatctgtatctcaaacttgttgacatgagatactgggtcaccatacccgtcaaagttcggaagtgtgggcattttaaacttgctgggagtttctgccacagctatcctctgaacgaaaggagtgccccttctcttgtcctactcgatgtgagacgttcttccctcgaccagctgttgcactacttggttcagggcatctatctgggcttgcacgacTTCAGGAATTGCCagggcctctgctgctgggggaatgtactcgtcgtgcgttcctggcggtcgttgagtacatcccttaaatcTTCGTCTCTTCGTCGCTGCTCGCTTACTCccagccggttaaagacgttgttttgtctgggctgccccccagcgttacgtctctcttgttggtcttctctaggtggtgggcttctacctccacctctctcttcatttctccgaccggcattccctctgcctgagtcggcctcattgtaaccatggccatctctgaacctcgattggctatggtgggatcgactgtctcctcggttgcctcctcgggctggaacttcccgagcgttagggggaggcctgcgctggtcggtaggtccccgtgcattatcatgccatggggggccccagACCGTAGAGCTTATCTTTGAGTttcttctgttgccagaaggacgctgtcccctgctcggtgggttcgacTCTTCACccccatggcgtctaggactacggggctgctgcccggccctattctgccttggctgtgggggattgcctcgaccagcctgggatggaggttgcatctcaggatcccttggtgggacatcatcccgaggcattggtggctgctcgggcctttgagggctcgttggctggatcggagggctaggattgggacccctttgaggtggcccattcgagggttgatcaggctgtgaggtaggtgcagcctgattcctagccaactgcagggctgctttgagggctgccatggcctccctctgacgacggtccatctctgcctgtctttcactcagctcttggcgctgacgctctatctcttgctgctgtcacgccataatctccgcagcactttcttgattggccctcagattggccaattcatcttgcaatacccctaggatatttctcagcgtctcgaagtccagttcctcctcatcaaattccaagtgtggctcattttcagccatgttcggaggaggaggaggttgagatggtgcagcgccaaccgcctgcccagtcttctttgttgtttttgccattaatgcttcaacaatctcgtctcaagctctcaatgaaagcaccagaatgttgaccatcgatttggtcaactgacacggagtcaaatgcttgatgtgaatgaaggtgttgaaatagatctaatggaaaaaacagtaaagtacacaaaaaattatagtggttcggccccacaaaatggtaatgacctacgtccacttaagctattattgatattagttctcaaaggagtgatcaaagaactagggttctctgagtttcacagacttgagagagatgaataatacaatcctAAGATCATAGCCCTAATTCTCTTGTAAGTATCAACTTAAATCAgcaaaaagtccattccttgagctatttctctctatttataggctcaaggaggattacatgaattagttacagatattctttcctaaataatcggatcatcatggatcatgggagataatctcggatatgattacaattgtacaagattatctcaaaatatatggagtatacgaccaagctggttgtATATAAGCTTCATatgttatgtcaggggaatctctctggtcgatggtcgaacagaatttctgccaggtgtcagctacGTGTTAAAAATGCTTGCCGCGTCACccatgcctgctttttggataacatatttaaaaagaaattaatgatagaaataaaataagaatagaaaaaatcatagtctagacagtagtatatatgtatcaattatttttagtttctaatgtatctcgcaatgtcctttggtgaatttgatgaaggaAAAGAACTTCAATCActtaataaaaaacaaactatcacacaaacttataagataaaaaaataatatgtatgcctttattatttttaaataaatatgatttaattatttaaattttcataaaatatcttaaaaatatcatattttaattaattaattaatatttgctaagtttatttttgttctagtttttgaatttggcagtgacaacaataCATTATgcattatatgtttaatataatattaatattatacgtagattttaaatttaaatttgtcgctagttgatagtagattatattatattatatatttaatatgacgTTATTGTAGTACGTGAaacttaagtttaattaaattttatttaagttataaaacgtatggttttattatttttaaataattatcattgttaaatatctcaaaaatatcttattttaatttgtttaattttttatttatttaactttatctaagtttaagtcatgtttacaatttaccattaaatataagaatattttgttaaatataagaatattctgttaaagttaacataaaaaaataaaaaaccgttaaaaccaacaAAATCTATTATctatacattttttatatagaagagatatgctATTACTCGAAAGGATGTCTTCTTATGGCGAGAAAGATTGTCCTATCAAAAGATGAGTGCTTGCAAATGTCTCGAGAGCATCGCAATATTAGGCATGCCATCCTCGCTTTCCTCCCCAAAATGTGGATTCCTTTTGAAGATTTGCAATTGGTAGTCATTCTAATAGTTGTTTTTTGTGTACCAAGTAAGGTGGTGGGATAGTGAACATTTTTATTGAAAACCGAAAAAAGATGTTTGTTTGTTCCGATTCCAAGAATCACAAGTGTCTAGCTCGATTATGTTGACTCACTAGATTGTTTGTTTCGACTAAGTGTTTAACTTTCAAATCAAttaacttaaaaaaatatatagtctaccaaaataataaaatataggaaTTTTTTTAAGGCCTAGTATCCCATGGAATTTGtaaaatctcaaaaaaaaaaaaaaaaaactttaaaattgttgacttgttttttcttcaactggtcAACACCCAAAGAATAATTAAGAGAAGATTTGTAAGAGTTAAATCAAGTGTTTAAGATGTAAATAATGCTATGAAACAATAGATATAGAGAGGATTGTATAGTGGCTCGGCCCAAAAAatatgacctacgtccacttagtcactattattgatctttgaaaatattgattactTTTGTGGTTACATATTAACTCTCTTGGATTTTGAGAGCCCTCGGCACTATTGGGTGCCTTTGCTTATTTGGCTATCTTGCCATCATCCCCCTTTTCCCGTGCCCTTCTACTCTCATTTATAGTAAGGAGTTGGGTTATATTTGGGTTGTGGGCCTAGGCTATTGAGCTTTAGCCTGAAGACAATGAGTATAGAGGTATGACTTGATTAATGGGGTAGCCAACCTCAGTTGTGTTGTGGCTATGCTTCTGCGACCACTTCCTAGCACTAGGGCTAGTGATCTGCTCAGGGTCAAGGAAGAGTTATAAGCAATGTCCTTTGGCTTTCGGGATCTAGCGACCGTTACCCTTGATGAAGCCAGCAACTGGATCCCTTGTAAGAGATTCCAACGACCATGACATGAGCTTGGGAAGTCTCCAACGACGACCATGACAGGCTTGAGGGCAACCAGGCTTTGCAACCTACCTTTGGCAACATTATGTAAATGACTAGTTCATGGACTTGGTGCCCAACAATCATATACAGGGACAAACAGCTACTCATAGAAATAGGCGACCATGTGTGAGGTTAGGCGACCAGTACCTTGAGCCTATCTTATTTTTTGAGTGTTGTTATTTTTGTTAATCATGGCGACCTTGGCCTTGGTTATCATATTGGACATAAGCATCCTTAGGCCTTAGCAACGATGACCAGGTGGTTGCATTATTGGCGACCCACATATTAGCAAGGCAATCCTTTTCAACCGTCTCTTTGGTCTATCTTGCCTATATTGTCTGCCACATCATTGTgccaaaaataaatatcttaaaaatatatatttttaggaaaaTTTAAAAGTTCAATTTATTgtcattttataaaattttaaatttattgaaaaaaaaaatgtatatatatttaaaaaaaaaagtcttgCCTAAAGAAATTTAGGTATGGTAAAAGTTACCCCTGCCCTGCAACATTTTATTGGCCATGAAAATGTGAGCTAAATCGACTTATTACTTTATAGGTTAGAATCCAAGACAATTATATTTCTGTTTGAATTTAACTGAAAAGGAAAATTAATATTCAAGCAAGGCAAATTAATAAGCAATATTGTTTTAGGAAGCTCAaaatcccaaaacaaaagttttcaatactctttcttttttttttcttttttttttcctgttTTCCATGCGCCAAAACAAAACTCATTACTCGTAAATGATTCATCATTGAGGAAGAAAagataaggaaaaaaaataaaaaataaaaaactgaccTCTTACAGAACCTTGTGAACAAATATACCACTCTCCCAACCTTTTTTCTCTACAGAGGAAAAATAATGAGACAAATTGGATAAAAAAACGAAATATGAAATAACCTCAAATTTATGTTTGCTTTGTTTTCTCTCTTTTAGTTTAAATTTTCCCACCAAAGGAAGCTTATTGTGTACCAAAGACCAAATATCTCAAACTCTGAGCTTCTGAAGAGCCACATCAGATCTTCTCACAACTatatcaaaagaatgaaaacctTATGCCATTACTTGCTGCAAACAAGTTGTATTCTTCAACAGTGGTTTTGTTCTTATTGCAAGCTGGATTATTCTCACCATTATTTGTTGGAGCTTTGGAAGAAAAATCACCAACAATCTCTTCTTTGGAAGGCACGGGAATCGAGTTACATCCTGTTGAAAGAGCCACAGGCCCGCCAAAATGGAACAAGGAAAAGCTATTGTCGCTGGTATGCAATTTTCCAGAATCATTGCTTTGACAAATTTCTCCACTCAGTGCTGTTTGTGTTGAATGAGCTCCAACTGAATTTGTGCTCTCTTCAGTTGCTGCATTTGATGCTTCCTGCACTGCATGTGGCTTAGAAATCTGGGTCTGCTCCTCTGAATTGATTACATTTGCTTTGGCAATTGGCTGATAAAATGGCACAGGACCAGGGGCAAACAAAGGAGTAGGCAGATGCTGCACGGGACTATACTGCATGCAGAACCGTGAATTTCCATTTATACTGTAACCAAGAGGCCCTGCATACATATAGTGATTGGCATGGGAGAAAGGCATAATCCCGTTGTTGGGAGCCGCAGGCCATGAAACTGGATTTTGATGATAGTAACCCACTGTCGAAGGAGCCTGAAACACTGGGAAGTGTATATTATTTTGGTTATGCATTGGAGACACCACGTTTTGGTGCTGAGAAGCCATACTAACAGCAGATAAACCATTATCAAAAGCATGAGCAATTTTTGGTGTAGTCCCAGGAACATTACTTCCTGTCCCATTCTGTGCACTCACACATGTTCTGCCTCCCAATTGATCTCCTCCATCTGCCTTCTGATTTGTCTCCATCCTGACTACATGGCAATCTGAGACATCATTTTGAATGGAAATCGAAGTTTCCTTTCCATCGAATTGCTGGCTGGAATCTTCTGAATCTGAAGTTGATGAGGAATCATGGTTCCCAATACTTGAAGAAGCTGTATTGCTGTCACCCTCACTTAGACATGATGAACAATTATCAGAACTGGAACTGATACCCACAACACGATCGGGAATCCCATGTGATGTTGGGTTATAAGAATTTAGTGCAGAATGGTCCTGACACAATCTGATTTCCTCACGAGCACCTTTCTTAGAGTTGTGAAAATCCTGTTTTTCATCTTGGCAGCTTGTATAAATATCAGTGGTCGAGTTAGTTGATTCCTTTAAatcatcaccctcttcatcaaTTTTACATGAATTTACGATAAACTCAGCTGAACATCTAACACCAGATGATCTTATGAGACTATTATTAGGTTCTGATCCCTCGACCTTTAAAGCTGATGATTTCAAGGTAACATCAGAATCTAAATTACTTCTGGCATATTTCTTTTGAGATTCCAAGGGTTCCCAAACTTTCTTGGAATGAAGTAAATCTCTACTGGAGGGATTATTCACAGAGCTGAATTTGCTTTTGGATCTTCCACAACTATCGCGTGTGTGATCTATTTGGTTGTATTTAATGCCACGATAAAATTGTTTGGACATCTCCAAAGTAGACTCTGACTTACTACCTGATTTTGTCTCCCGGCCAACTTTGCTTGCAGAAACATGCGGCTCAACCTTTGCTCTATATTCAGTATTTTGGTTACAGCTGCAAGAATGGTAGTCATATCTCTCAACTGTTCTTCCATTGCTGCAGCAGTGAAACTTAGTACCGCAATGTCGACTAATTGACTTTGTGCCATTTGCCCTTAATTGCCTGTTGGATAAATTGATGGCCCTTGGAGTCTCTAAATTCTCACCAAAACATCTTAAATCAGATCTATTTGGCACAGCACAGTTCTCTTGGACAACTGCAAATCGGCGCCTGTCAGACcatttcaaagattgatctgttTGACCTTCTTTCCAAAACTTTGATCTTCGATAGGAAAACTTTGATTGTTCAACAGTAAAAGAAccattctcatctttcaaattaaGATCCTCATCATGATAATCATAGGAGTATTGTGCTTTTAAATCCGTATAACTATTTGAAAATAGCTCATCTTGAATATCAGGAGATCCTGGCCTGGACGGAACATTATCACATGCTTGGCCAATTAAATTGCTGCAGCTAACGGAATTATGTGCCTCCTCATCAACAGCTAATAATGAATCTTCCTTTGGGACATCAGGATGATCAGAAGATTTATTTAGTTCAGAAAAGTTTTTGTCCTtatccttttcttttccttttaacCTTTCCTTCCTTCGAAgctttttctccctttcttttgtTCTTCTCCTCTCTTTACGTTCTTCTTCTTCAcgtttttctttctcttcttcttcaagaaGTTTCATCTGTAAGAAAAATTATGAAGTCATCAGAAGGGATGTTCCTAAAGTAGTAGATTGGTCTCCTAAACTTTTAACCCAGCATCTAACATTTAACTTGACATTTTCAGGACCTGCTTCTCTAATGTAATAATTTCTTTGCACGCAACATGAACTCGTTCTTCCAACAGCTTTAGTGCTAGACAAACAAAGATACTATGTGCATTTTGGCGTGCTGTTCCTTCTCTAAAGGCTTTCTCAACCTGAaaaataataagtaaataaacaaacagCAGAACAAACCAGCAATGGATTTTTTCACAAACAAacatttacaaattttttttaatacactGGCACAAGCACATTACACAAAACCCTATGAATGGAAGAGCTAGGAACATATAACTTTTATATGTTGTAAAAAAGAGAGTAAAACAACAATCAGTAAACTGAACATACCTGTTCCTTGAAAATAACCGTTGCAGCATCTAGTAGAAATTCTCGAGCAAGTTCTGGACTCTTCGCATGTTTTTGGGGACGGGAACACTCTCCATCCAGCTCGTTTCCATCCTTGTCCATGGAATCATCATCctaaaaaatatgtataaatataacATAAGGTATAGCCTCCCATAACATTAATTGGATGCATACTTGAAAATTCTGACAAAAATCTCTATTGTCaaaaaagaaagtaattagaCAGTAAAATAGAACTACCtcttcttcttctgcttcttcagCATGCTCAAAAAATCTTCTGATGCTTTCACCTCTTGTTATTGTTACAAAGCCATCCCCAACTACAAGCCTGCAATGGACGCATTGTCCACCTTTCAATGCATGAGCTTTTACAGAAAGCTCAGTGCAGCGGCCATCTAATTTCCAAGCCCTCAAGGTGATGAAGCATGCACTAACACCACCAAGATCTAGACCATCTACCTTAACACTTCCATTCATGCCGACATTTTCAAATTCAAGAATATCACATTTTCCTTCACCTGTTCCAACGGCCCACTCAAAATGATGGTATGTCCCAACAGTGTCAGCAAAAGTATGGCGCCAATCAGCTTGGACTGTGTCATCAGATACCTGCAAAAGCAACAAATTAAAACCTAATGACATGTGAATTGCATTATCTAACATATGTGTAAAAGAAAATATGCAGTCAATACAATGAGGTCAAGTTTTCAAAATTGTTGTTTCCATCAATTTGGTCTTTCACCAACAATTACAACAAACAACTCACAAAAGCAATCTGGAAGTAATAAATTAAGGAAAAGAACAAAGCCACACCTCATATTGAAAGGCTGTATCTGCAACACAAAACCAACTAGTGCACCGAGGTTCTTTCCGCATGCGCTTCAGTTCCTTCAGTTCCTTGAACTCACGAATAACATTTCTTCTGCAATCTCTGCAAAATCTCTTGCTGTCAAACCTGTTGCAAGTAACTCAAATTCTTAAGAAAACAGAATAATCAAACACAACACTCTTACCAACAAAGAGCACGAGAATCCACCTGAAGGGAGTAAACATTACATATATTGAAAGCAACCATGACAAAAGCAAGACTAAATTATTGTAGAACCAAAAATTTCATGCAAGATGTATAACTTCAAGAGTAGAAGTTTATGGCACATATCAATTCATAAGAGAACAATGGCATTATGAAGCAAGAAAACTAGTCTTTATGTTTCACATAAAATGCACAACCCACAAATGAACCAATGGATATGAAGCTGTCCTGCTACTTCCAAGAAAACATTATTAGTTTAGTCTTTAGTGTAGTTAAAAGGACAATATTTTTAACCTTCCTCTCTCTCACATCCATTCCCTCCCATTACATACAGGTCAACAATATTCACTTAAAGTATGGGACCAAGCATTAGTTCCAATTCCAGTCAAATAGCACCTTAGTAAGTAATAGGATCAAGATTTATTGTCCAGCACTTATCACTCCTTAAACCAGACTAAATGTGCGGCATACCAATTTCCATAAAGGTTAATGTTTTATTCTCTAGTCCAATAACCTCCTCCACAATACAGCCAATATGAAGCCTTGAAAGTGATAGACCCCCTACAGGAACCTTAATGAAGGAGTATTGCAGAACATTTTGTTATCCATGACATCTACAATCTAAAATATTGATTAACTATGTTAACATGTTCTGTCCTCAATAACATGGCAACACAATTAACAACAATGCAAAGCAAAAACCCAACACAGGAAGTGGTTTTACATCAGATAAACCGTTGCATCTTCTTTAGCGGTTTCAAGCTAGTTACTGGACTCAGCAGATATCCGAAACGGTTTTGCAGATGACTTTCAGAGATATTTACCATCTTGGATATCCTCATTATTTACACCAAGCTTTGGGTGCATTTTAACAAAAAGTGGCAACTTAGAAGCAGGGATCCCCCCAACCAAAGCATATGATGTTAAACCACTTCATATATGTTATCACCTAACAATATATCAACCCCACTATTTTAATCTAATGTGAAGCATGTGATTAACTACTTCCAATGGTTTTGCTAGCAAATATAATCATTTCTATGCAACAGAATACTAATCCAATTCAGAGGTTAAGCACATCACATGCTTCATTACAAATTTTAGTTTCAAGTTGTATGAACTTGCATACTTCTTCAATTCAATATAGATAGTTAAGTTTCAAGCCTGTCAAAAATCCTTTCAAAGGAACACAAGCAAAAAAAGAAATGGTAATGGTTCAAACTAGAATATTATTCTTTCTATGGTCAGTTTTCTCAGGCTACCATTCCTGATATAATTATCAATATCAAGTTCCACAAGTAACACTGGCTCAACTACTGACAGTTATCATATTTTCTTCCATGGAATTGTATTGACATCCATATGAAAAGATATACGAACAACTAAACACCTGTACATGAGCCTCTCGATAAAATCTTCTTCCTTCATTCTTAAAAGGGATTGACGAGTTTCTTCTCCAAGTGCTGACCAAAAGTCAACCAATGTGTCACATGATAGTCTGGCAGTGTGCAGTGCACATGTTTCCCTTGTTCCATGTCCTCTGCCATAACCTACCAGTCCTTGGCTGATCCATCCTCGACCTCCCCCACCACAGGCATCTGGATATAGTAATTCCCTTTCTCGTTCCCTGGCACGTGCGCTGTCAAATACCTGGTTAAAGCAAAATATTAGCAACTAAATGGATAGACATATTACACACATTTCAAGGTGTATTATAAAATCATCCACATTTACATTTTGGAGCCCCTTGAGTGACATTGAATACAAATAGCAATCCATAAGTGTAAGTGAGCTGTCTTTTGTCGTGATTAGACCTCCCCAAGGGTGGACAGAAGGATCTTGAATTTCATCTTGATTTATGATCATCGATTCACCATCGTTTTGATTTATTGAGGCTCCTGATCTGTTGGAGAGGAGGTGCCCATTTGGTCGCTCCTGTTGCAAAGATTTCCCATACATAACAATCTGCATAAACCCTTCTAGCAATAACCCATTGCATCGAGAACAATACATGTTCTTACGTGCTTGTTCAAAGAGAGTTTGTTTGTCAATCCTCAGAAGCTCCTGTCGAGCTTGTGGAGACAGCTCATTCCAGAACTACATTAGAAGCAAAGTCCAAGTAATTAGTGACTTCTCGCTGTACTTTACTGTTAACTAAAATGTGAAATTACCGTTAACTTTACATACAAAAGAAGGTTGCCACTCTAAACTAACAGCAGTTAGCCATCAACTAAAAAAAAGAACCTAATTTGGTTTTACTTCACAATAACGACATGATGACAATCCTCAGTTTCCAAATCGTTAATGCCTCTATCTTTCTAGAAGACATTATATGCAAATAAACGAAAATTTATGCAATTACAACttattaaaaaattgaaaaatgtaACTGATAGGCACAATATTTTGCTCATAAAACATCTTCTAAGCAAATTATTAATACTTCGCATGCACCTTTATATTGATAATAAAGAATCATATGATCTAGAACATCGAAACTCATACGCAAATCAAAATGTGATCACTAAACATCAACCACACGTGTTAAAACCTCAAAAACACACAATACATAAATTGAACTCCAAGATCCAATACAAATTAAAGATAGCTACCAAAATTTAAAGAACCCAAATCAGAAAAAGTGATCTACACCAATCCCAAACAATCATAAAACCATTAGAACAACTATAGAATGAATCCAGTACCTTCTGGAGGTGATTGTAGCTAACATCGTCGCGGTGC
It includes:
- the LOC133823417 gene encoding uncharacterized protein LOC133823417 isoform X2; protein product: MPGLAQRNDQFSNGSSQMYSLSSPNSFWSKHRDDVSYNHLQKFWNELSPQARQELLRIDKQTLFEQARKNMYCSRCNGLLLEGFMQIVMYGKSLQQERPNGHLLSNRSGASINQNDGESMIINQDEIQDPSVHPWGGLITTKDSSLTLMDCYLYSMSLKGLQNVFDSARARERERELLYPDACGGGGRGWISQGLVGYGRGHGTRETCALHTARLSCDTLVDFWSALGEETRQSLLRMKEEDFIERLMYRDCRRNVIREFKELKELKRMRKEPRCTSWFCVADTAFQYEVSDDTVQADWRHTFADTVGTYHHFEWAVGTGEGKCDILEFENVGMNGSVKVDGLDLGGVSACFITLRAWKLDGRCTELSVKAHALKGGQCVHCRLVVGDGFVTITRGESIRRFFEHAEEAEEEEDDDSMDKDGNELDGECSRPQKHAKSPELAREFLLDAATVIFKEQVEKAFREGTARQNAHSIFVCLALKLLEERVHVACKEIITLEKQMKLLEEEEKEKREEEERKERRRTKEREKKLRRKERLKGKEKDKDKNFSELNKSSDHPDVPKEDSLLAVDEEAHNSVSCSNLIGQACDNVPSRPGSPDIQDELFSNSYTDLKAQYSYDYHDEDLNLKDENGSFTVEQSKFSYRRSKFWKEGQTDQSLKWSDRRRFAVVQENCAVPNRSDLRCFGENLETPRAINLSNRQLRANGTKSISRHCGTKFHCCSNGRTVERYDYHSCSCNQNTEYRAKVEPHVSASKVGRETKSGSKSESTLEMSKQFYRGIKYNQIDHTRDSCGRSKSKFSSVNNPSSRDLLHSKKVWEPLESQKKYARSNLDSDVTLKSSALKVEGSEPNNSLIRSSGVRCSAEFIVNSCKIDEEGDDLKESTNSTTDIYTSCQDEKQDFHNSKKGAREEIRLCQDHSALNSYNPTSHGIPDRVVGISSSSDNCSSCLSEGDSNTASSSIGNHDSSSTSDSEDSSQQFDGKETSISIQNDVSDCHVVRMETNQKADGGDQLGGRTCVSAQNGTGSNVPGTTPKIAHAFDNGLSAVSMASQHQNVVSPMHNQNNIHFPVFQAPSTVGYYHQNPVSWPAAPNNGIMPFSHANHYMYAGPLGYSINGNSRFCMQYSPVQHLPTPLFAPGPVPFYQPIAKANVINSEEQTQISKPHAVQEASNAATEESTNSVGAHSTQTALSGEICQSNDSGKLHTSDNSFSLFHFGGPVALSTGCNSIPVPSKEEIVGDFSSKAPTNNGENNPACNKNKTTVEEYNLFAASNGIRFSFF
- the LOC133823417 gene encoding uncharacterized protein LOC133823417 isoform X1; the encoded protein is MPGLAQRNDQFSNGSSQMYSLSSPNSFWSKHRDDVSYNHLQKFWNELSPQARQELLRIDKQTLFEQARKNMYCSRCNGLLLEGFMQIVMYGKSLQQERPNGHLLSNRSGASINQNDGESMIINQDEIQDPSVHPWGGLITTKDSSLTLMDCYLYSMSLKGLQNVFDSARARERERELLYPDACGGGGRGWISQGLVGYGRGHGTRETCALHTARLSCDTLVDFWSALGEETRQSLLRMKEEDFIERLMYRFDSKRFCRDCRRNVIREFKELKELKRMRKEPRCTSWFCVADTAFQYEVSDDTVQADWRHTFADTVGTYHHFEWAVGTGEGKCDILEFENVGMNGSVKVDGLDLGGVSACFITLRAWKLDGRCTELSVKAHALKGGQCVHCRLVVGDGFVTITRGESIRRFFEHAEEAEEEEDDDSMDKDGNELDGECSRPQKHAKSPELAREFLLDAATVIFKEQVEKAFREGTARQNAHSIFVCLALKLLEERVHVACKEIITLEKQMKLLEEEEKEKREEEERKERRRTKEREKKLRRKERLKGKEKDKDKNFSELNKSSDHPDVPKEDSLLAVDEEAHNSVSCSNLIGQACDNVPSRPGSPDIQDELFSNSYTDLKAQYSYDYHDEDLNLKDENGSFTVEQSKFSYRRSKFWKEGQTDQSLKWSDRRRFAVVQENCAVPNRSDLRCFGENLETPRAINLSNRQLRANGTKSISRHCGTKFHCCSNGRTVERYDYHSCSCNQNTEYRAKVEPHVSASKVGRETKSGSKSESTLEMSKQFYRGIKYNQIDHTRDSCGRSKSKFSSVNNPSSRDLLHSKKVWEPLESQKKYARSNLDSDVTLKSSALKVEGSEPNNSLIRSSGVRCSAEFIVNSCKIDEEGDDLKESTNSTTDIYTSCQDEKQDFHNSKKGAREEIRLCQDHSALNSYNPTSHGIPDRVVGISSSSDNCSSCLSEGDSNTASSSIGNHDSSSTSDSEDSSQQFDGKETSISIQNDVSDCHVVRMETNQKADGGDQLGGRTCVSAQNGTGSNVPGTTPKIAHAFDNGLSAVSMASQHQNVVSPMHNQNNIHFPVFQAPSTVGYYHQNPVSWPAAPNNGIMPFSHANHYMYAGPLGYSINGNSRFCMQYSPVQHLPTPLFAPGPVPFYQPIAKANVINSEEQTQISKPHAVQEASNAATEESTNSVGAHSTQTALSGEICQSNDSGKLHTSDNSFSLFHFGGPVALSTGCNSIPVPSKEEIVGDFSSKAPTNNGENNPACNKNKTTVEEYNLFAASNGIRFSFF